Proteins from one Capricornis sumatraensis isolate serow.1 chromosome 2, serow.2, whole genome shotgun sequence genomic window:
- the GPR161 gene encoding G-protein coupled receptor 161, with translation MSLNSSLGHRKELSNLTEEASDQGGGVVTEFIAIVIITVFVCLGNLVIVITLYRKSYLLTLSNKFVFSLTLSNFLLSVLVLPFVVTSSIRKEWIFGVVWCNFSALLYLLISSASMLTLGIIAVDRYYAVLYPMAYPMKITGNRAVMVLAYIWLHSLIGCLPPLFGWSSVEFDEFKWMCVAAWHREPGYTAFWQIWCALLPFLVMLVCYGFIFRVARIKARKVHCGAVVTVEVGVQRTGRKNSSTSTSSSGSRKSTLQGVVYSANQCKALITILVVIGAFMVTWGPYMVVITSEALWGKNCVSPTLETWATWLSFTSAICHPLIYGLWNKTVRKELLGMCFGDRYYREPFVQRQRTSRLFSISNRITDLGLSPHLTALMAGEQPLGNSSSTGDTGFSCSQDSGTDVMLLEDYTSDDNPLSHGTCPPKRRSSVTFEDEVEQIKEAAKNPILHVKADVHKSLDSYATSLAKAIEAEAKINLFGEEALPGVLLTARTVPGIGFGGRRGSRTLAGQRLQLQSIEEGDVLAAEQR, from the exons ATGAGCCTCAACTCCTCCCTCGGCCACAGGAAGGAGCTGAGTAACCTCACCGAGGAGGCCAGTGACCAAGGGGGCGGCGTCGTCACAGAGTTCATCGCCATCGTCATCATCACCGTTTTTGTCTGCCTGGGCAACCTGGTCATCGTGATCACCTTGTACAGGAAGTCCTATCTCCTTACCCTCAGCAACAAGTTTGTCTTCAGCCTGACCCTATCCAACTTCCTGCTGTCTGTACTGGTGCTGCCTTTCGTGGTGACCAGCTCCATTCGGAAGGAATGGATCTTCGGTGTGGTCTGGTGCAATTTCTCAGCCCTCCTCTACCTGCTCATCAGCTCAGCCAGCATGCTCACCCTTGGGATCATCGCTGTCGACCG CTACTATGCTGTCCTGTATCCCATGGCGTACCCGATGAAGATCACAGGCAACCGGGCTGTGATGGTGCTTGCCTACATCTGGCTTCACTCCCTCATCGGCTGCCTGCCACCTCTGTTTGGCTGGTCATCGGTGGAGTTTGACGAGTTCAAGTGGATGTGTGTGGCCGCGTGGCACCGGGAGCCTGGCTATACCGCGTTCTGGCAGATCTGGTGTGCCCTGCTCCCCTTCTTGGTCATGTTGGTGTGCTATGGCTTCATCTTCCGAGTGGCCAGGATCAAAGCACGCAAGGTACACTGTGGCGCTGTGGTCACTGTGGAGGTGGGCGTGCAGAGGACTGGGAGGAAGAACTCCAGCACCTCTACCTCCTCCTCGGGCAGCAGGAAGAGCACCTTGCAGGGCGTGGTCTATTCAGCCAACCAGTGCAAAGCCCTCATCACCATCCTGGTGGTCATCGGTGCCTTCATGGTCACCTGGGGCCCCTACATGGTTGTCATCACCTCTGAGGCCCTCTGGGGGAAGAACTGTGTCTCCCCAACCCTGGAGACCTGGGCCACTTGGCTGTCCTTTACCAGCGCCATCTGCCACCCTCTGATCTATGGACTCTGGAACAAGACGGTGCGCAAGGAACTCCTGGGCATGTGCTTTGGGGATCGGTATTACCGGGAACCATTTGTACAGCGGCAGAGGACGTCTAGGCTCTTCAGCATTTCCAATAGGATCACAG ACCTGGGCCTGTCCCCACACCTCACGGCCCTCATGGCAGGCGAGCAACCCCTGGGGAACAGCAGCAGCACCGGAGACACTGGCTTCAGCTGCTCTCAGGACTCAG GAACAGATGTCATGCTGCTTGAAGACTACACATCGGATGACAACCCTCTCTCCCATGGCACGTGCCCACCCAAGAGGAGGAGCTCAGTGACATTTGAAGATGAAGTGGAACAAATCAAAG AGGCTGCCAAGAACCCTATTCTTCACGTGAAAGCTGATGTGCACAAGTCCTTGGACAGTTACGCAACCAGCTTGGCCAAAGCCATAGAGGCTGAAGCCAAAATCAACTTATTTGGGGAGGAGGCTTTGCCTGGGGTCTTGCTTACAGCTCGGACTGTCCCTGGAATTGGCTTTGGGGGCCGCCGCGGCAGCAGAACTCTCGCAGGTCAGAGGCTGCAGCTTCAGAGCATTGAAGAGGGGGATGTTTTAGCTGCAGAGCAGAGATGA